The following are from one region of the Amedibacterium intestinale genome:
- a CDS encoding class I SAM-dependent methyltransferase — translation MKKKMGTEESKKIWEKNAKFWDNAMGNQSNDFHRKVVRPKVTELLSPNSTDYILDVACGNGNYSSYLAQIGAGIVAFDYSEKMIELAKKRQSKYLKQIEFCVADAASRESILTLKRNRLFTKAVSNMAIMDITDIEPLFMAVYELLDENGIFVFATQHPCFVTLTEKYMTPHSYYGIAIEGQPKKQIYYHRSMQDIFNLCFRAGFVIDGFYEECFKNNREIPMVMIVRLKKVKCSSLR, via the coding sequence ATGAAAAAGAAAATGGGAACAGAAGAAAGTAAAAAAATATGGGAGAAGAATGCAAAATTTTGGGATAATGCAATGGGCAATCAGTCTAATGATTTTCATAGAAAAGTAGTTCGTCCTAAAGTAACAGAACTTTTATCTCCTAATTCTACAGATTACATCTTAGATGTTGCTTGTGGAAATGGAAATTATTCTTCGTATCTTGCGCAAATAGGAGCTGGGATTGTTGCTTTTGATTACAGTGAAAAAATGATAGAACTTGCGAAAAAGAGGCAATCTAAATATTTGAAACAAATCGAATTTTGTGTAGCAGATGCAGCCAGTAGGGAAAGCATCTTAACATTAAAAAGAAATCGTCTTTTTACAAAAGCGGTTTCCAATATGGCAATTATGGATATTACAGATATTGAACCACTTTTTATGGCTGTATATGAATTGCTGGATGAAAATGGTATTTTTGTTTTTGCCACGCAGCATCCTTGCTTTGTTACACTGACTGAAAAGTATATGACACCTCACAGTTATTATGGTATTGCGATTGAAGGCCAGCCTAAAAAACAGATTTATTATCATCGATCTATGCAAGATATTTTTAACCTTTGTTTTAGAGCGGGGTTTGTGATTGACGGATTTTATGAAGAGTGCTTTAAAAACAATAGAGAAATTCCTATGGTAATGATAGTAAGGCTAAAAAAGGTAAAGTGCAGCAGTTTAAGGTAA
- a CDS encoding helix-turn-helix domain-containing protein, with the protein MLKIGGILKAKMHEKDIRQKELADMMELDQRTISNYCNDINFPNLDTLSRLCNILEIDINDILEIHAKGNSDILIQSDLEMKLLEDFRKLSKEKQKEFLKASSCIIKIVE; encoded by the coding sequence ATGTTAAAAATTGGTGGTATCCTAAAAGCTAAGATGCATGAAAAAGATATTCGACAAAAAGAATTGGCAGATATGATGGAACTGGATCAGCGCACCATCTCTAATTATTGTAATGACATTAATTTTCCAAACCTGGACACATTATCCAGATTATGTAATATTCTTGAAATAGATATTAATGACATCTTAGAAATCCACGCAAAGGGAAATAGTGATATCTTGATTCAAAGTGATTTGGAAATGAAGCTGTTAGAAGATTTTAGAAAACTTTCCAAAGAGAAACAAAAAGAGTTTTTAAAAGCAAGTTCATGTATCATAAAAATAGTGGAATAA
- a CDS encoding UDP-N-acetylmuramoyl-tripeptide--D-alanyl-D-alanine ligase, which yields MIIRSIDAIIRMLDADYIENGNIEEKIKGVCIDSRKVVEGNLYIPIHGINNNGHLFVQQAIDNGAKAVLWERKEENPPEDVVVILVDDTTKALQELAKAYRKQLHMKVVGVTGSNGKTSTKDILASVLKEHYITQKTLGNYNNEIGVPLTLLSLNEDVEVAVVEMGMENLGELSFLTHLVEPDIAIISNVGTAHLENLGTMENIAKAKVEIVEGLNENGSLIYNGDQELLKNAVREKEIPGSISIRTFGMDKRNDYIVSAVRQKKEGIYFSVTPSEQSSYFLDMIGKHQAMNATAAMIAAKALHVSDEEIQRGFSNIEKTGLRNELVDCDRCLILNDSYKSNPQSAIAALETMEEFEVPYKIAVLGDMLELGETSDQIHYDLGKETARFHLQEILTIGDMARYIAQGAFNHNTDDVKVVHFENKEELSEYLFPYMHKDCMLLVKGSRGMKLDELVNVLIEKNKK from the coding sequence ATGATTATTCGCTCAATAGATGCTATTATTCGCATGCTTGATGCTGATTATATAGAAAATGGAAATATCGAAGAAAAAATTAAAGGAGTATGTATCGACTCTCGTAAAGTTGTAGAAGGGAATCTATATATTCCTATTCATGGTATTAACAACAATGGACATCTGTTTGTCCAACAGGCAATAGACAATGGGGCTAAAGCTGTTTTATGGGAAAGAAAAGAGGAAAATCCACCAGAAGATGTTGTAGTTATTTTAGTGGATGATACAACAAAAGCTCTGCAGGAGCTGGCAAAAGCTTATCGTAAACAATTACATATGAAGGTTGTTGGGGTTACAGGAAGTAATGGGAAGACAAGTACAAAAGATATTCTTGCTTCTGTTTTGAAAGAACATTACATCACACAGAAAACATTAGGAAACTATAATAATGAAATTGGTGTTCCTTTAACTTTGTTAAGTCTTAATGAAGATGTAGAAGTTGCTGTTGTAGAAATGGGAATGGAAAATCTTGGAGAATTATCTTTTTTGACTCACTTGGTAGAACCAGATATTGCAATCATATCAAATGTAGGAACAGCACATTTAGAAAATCTAGGCACAATGGAAAATATCGCAAAAGCAAAAGTTGAAATTGTGGAAGGACTAAATGAGAATGGATCGCTTATTTATAATGGTGATCAGGAGTTATTAAAAAATGCTGTACGAGAAAAAGAAATTCCTGGTTCTATTTCCATACGTACATTTGGAATGGACAAGCGAAATGATTACATCGTATCTGCAGTACGTCAGAAAAAAGAGGGAATATACTTTAGCGTTACACCTTCTGAACAATCATCTTATTTTTTAGATATGATTGGGAAACATCAGGCCATGAATGCGACGGCAGCTATGATTGCAGCGAAAGCATTGCATGTAAGTGATGAAGAAATTCAAAGAGGTTTTTCAAATATTGAAAAGACAGGCTTAAGAAATGAATTGGTTGACTGTGATCGCTGCTTGATTTTAAATGATTCTTATAAGTCTAATCCACAAAGTGCAATTGCTGCACTTGAAACTATGGAAGAGTTTGAAGTTCCATATAAGATTGCTGTTTTAGGAGATATGCTGGAACTTGGAGAAACAAGTGATCAGATTCATTATGATTTAGGAAAAGAAACAGCAAGATTTCATTTACAGGAAATTTTAACAATTGGGGATATGGCACGATATATTGCCCAGGGAGCTTTTAATCATAATACAGATGATGTGAAAGTTGTGCATTTTGAAAATAAAGAAGAACTTTCAGAATATCTTTTCCCATACATGCATAAAGACTGTATGCTTTTGGTAAAGGGTTCACGTGGCATGAAGCTAGATGAATTAGTAAATGTATTAATAGAAAAAAATAAGAAATAA
- a CDS encoding D-alanine--D-alanine ligase family protein, with protein MEKLRLAVVFGGKSSEYPVSLHSAGSLIHSLHKEKYELILIGISENGEWYAYDGDIESIEHDHWLQEQYCTPCVLSCSTHFKGFLKLKEDGNYEQIPVDCIFPVLHGKNGEDGTIQGLFELSGIPYVGCGHMSSSVCMDKEMTHIILEHAKVPCAPYMCIYEEKDMDYKKIFESAKETLGLPIFIKPANAGSSFGIHKVEDFSEFEESMKDAFYHDGKGKVILETTIEGFEIGCAVMGNKELFAGSVDEIETAAPFFDYEGKYQMVDSHIYCPARISKELFEEARSMALQAYRALNCKGMTRVDMFVTPQNTIVLNEVNTIPGFTSTSRYPTMMKEAGIEFGDLLDKLIALAME; from the coding sequence ATGGAAAAGTTACGTTTAGCAGTTGTTTTTGGAGGAAAATCAAGTGAATATCCTGTTTCACTTCATTCAGCAGGAAGTTTGATTCATTCCTTGCATAAAGAAAAATATGAACTTATTTTGATTGGAATTAGTGAAAATGGGGAATGGTATGCATATGATGGAGATATAGAAAGTATCGAACATGATCATTGGCTGCAGGAACAATACTGTACACCATGTGTACTTTCTTGCTCAACACATTTCAAAGGTTTCTTGAAATTAAAAGAGGATGGAAACTATGAGCAGATTCCTGTTGATTGTATCTTTCCAGTTCTACATGGAAAAAACGGGGAAGATGGTACAATTCAAGGGTTATTTGAATTAAGTGGCATACCATATGTTGGATGTGGTCATATGAGTAGTTCCGTATGTATGGATAAAGAAATGACACATATTATTCTTGAACATGCGAAAGTTCCATGTGCTCCATATATGTGCATTTATGAAGAAAAAGATATGGACTATAAAAAAATCTTTGAAAGTGCGAAAGAAACACTTGGTCTTCCTATTTTTATTAAACCGGCGAATGCAGGAAGTAGTTTTGGAATTCATAAAGTGGAAGATTTTTCTGAATTTGAAGAAAGCATGAAAGATGCTTTCTATCATGATGGAAAAGGAAAAGTGATTTTAGAAACAACTATTGAGGGATTTGAAATCGGTTGCGCTGTTATGGGAAACAAAGAATTGTTTGCCGGCAGCGTTGATGAAATTGAAACAGCAGCTCCATTCTTTGATTATGAGGGAAAATACCAAATGGTAGATTCTCATATTTATTGTCCTGCACGTATTTCAAAAGAATTGTTTGAAGAGGCAAGAAGTATGGCATTACAGGCATATCGTGCATTGAATTGTAAAGGAATGACACGTGTGGATATGTTTGTAACACCACAAAATACAATTGTATTAAATGAAGTAAATACAATTCCAGGCTTTACATCAACTTCTCGTTATCCTACAATGATGAAAGAGGCTGGTATTGAATTTGGAGATTTACTAGATAAATTAATTGCGTTGGCAATGGAATAA
- the alr gene encoding alanine racemase, which yields MLESKSRAWVEIDLSKIKHNVEEIRKILPSTTKIMAIVKANAYGHGDVVCCKELEKCGIDFFGVSSIDEALTLRENGIQEEILILGYTPPEHFHYVIEKNLIQTFLSLDYAKKADKYCEEHHVIMRGHIKVDTGMSRLGIICQEQEYHIEQIEEIYRMKHIKAEGIFSHFSVSDELDADNKKFTSKQIELFERVLSDLKKDGIDAGIRHLQNSYGILNYPELQYDYVRPGLLYLGATSNDQIETVTHPDFKPIMELKANISLVKTIQPNVSVSYGRHFISKDVRKIATVSIGYADGYPRSVSNKGAVVLLHGKRVPIIGNICMDQLMIDVTEIEDVKEGDVVTLFGKDGDEVLPIDELTRLAQTINNETFCWITARVPRIYK from the coding sequence ATGCTGGAAAGCAAAAGCAGAGCATGGGTAGAAATAGATCTTTCAAAAATTAAGCATAATGTAGAGGAAATACGTAAAATTCTTCCTTCTACGACAAAAATCATGGCAATTGTAAAAGCTAATGCTTATGGGCATGGGGATGTTGTGTGCTGTAAAGAGTTGGAAAAATGCGGTATTGATTTTTTTGGTGTAAGTAGTATTGATGAGGCTTTAACACTCAGAGAAAATGGTATTCAGGAAGAAATTTTGATTTTAGGGTATACACCTCCAGAACATTTTCATTATGTGATAGAAAAGAATCTAATTCAAACTTTTCTTTCTTTAGATTATGCGAAAAAGGCCGACAAATATTGCGAAGAGCATCATGTCATTATGAGAGGGCATATTAAGGTAGATACAGGTATGTCAAGACTTGGGATAATTTGTCAGGAACAGGAATACCATATTGAACAGATTGAAGAAATATATCGCATGAAACACATTAAAGCAGAAGGGATTTTCTCGCATTTTAGTGTAAGTGATGAATTGGATGCGGACAATAAGAAGTTCACATCGAAACAAATTGAATTATTCGAACGTGTTCTTTCTGATTTGAAAAAAGATGGAATAGATGCAGGAATTCGTCATTTACAAAACAGTTATGGGATATTAAACTATCCTGAGCTGCAGTATGATTATGTTAGACCTGGACTTTTATATTTAGGAGCAACTAGCAATGATCAGATTGAAACAGTGACGCATCCTGATTTCAAACCTATTATGGAATTGAAAGCAAATATTTCTTTGGTTAAGACCATTCAGCCAAATGTAAGTGTAAGTTATGGGCGTCACTTTATAAGTAAAGATGTACGAAAAATTGCGACAGTTTCTATTGGATATGCAGATGGATATCCAAGAAGTGTTTCTAATAAAGGAGCAGTCGTTCTTTTACATGGGAAACGTGTGCCAATCATTGGAAATATCTGTATGGATCAGTTAATGATTGATGTTACAGAAATAGAAGATGTAAAAGAAGGGGATGTCGTAACATTATTTGGGAAAGATGGGGATGAAGTTTTGCCAATTGATGAATTGACAAGACTAGCTCAAACGATTAATAATGAAACATTCTGCTGGATTACGGCAAGAGTTCCTAGAATATATAAATAG
- a CDS encoding acyltransferase, producing the protein MERKNYYALDVAKFISAFLVICIHTALLATISPDANFILVQIIARLAVPLFFIISGFLFFTKINTNREWNDAENRYQLKHYLYRIFKIYIIWTILYLPFSYLLIRGQNDFGMALAQYIKDFFFNGSYYHLWFLPALLFGMCIVYFLRSHFSMRMTIGISMVLYLIGMAGNIYPDVLESIPGISTVYDAYTSIFSTTRNGFFFAPVFLSLGAYYAQHRRKVSHNSKMMLFGFIVSFVGLCIECFYLRKAGFMHDLASMYLFLIPAVSFLFAFLLQLEWRDRPIYKMLRILSLLIYVSHIMFVVVLFALLPNAGNLLIYVLSCILSLVFSICVYGFSKKWRIFKHLY; encoded by the coding sequence ATGGAAAGAAAGAATTATTATGCATTGGATGTGGCTAAATTTATTAGTGCTTTTTTGGTTATTTGTATACATACAGCGCTACTGGCTACGATATCTCCAGATGCTAATTTTATCTTAGTACAGATTATCGCAAGACTTGCAGTACCATTGTTTTTCATAATTTCCGGTTTTCTATTTTTTACAAAAATTAATACGAATAGGGAATGGAATGATGCTGAAAATCGTTATCAGCTAAAGCATTATTTATATCGAATCTTTAAAATTTATATTATATGGACGATTTTATATTTACCTTTCTCATACTTGTTGATAAGGGGACAAAATGATTTTGGAATGGCATTGGCACAGTACATAAAAGATTTTTTCTTTAATGGAAGTTATTATCATTTGTGGTTTTTACCAGCTTTATTATTTGGTATGTGTATTGTCTATTTTTTAAGAAGTCATTTTTCAATGCGTATGACAATAGGAATTTCCATGGTGTTATATTTAATTGGCATGGCAGGTAATATTTATCCAGACGTATTGGAATCTATACCAGGTATCAGCACTGTATATGATGCCTATACTTCCATATTCTCAACAACCCGTAATGGATTTTTCTTTGCGCCTGTTTTTCTTTCTTTAGGAGCCTATTATGCACAGCATAGAAGAAAAGTATCTCATAATTCTAAAATGATGCTTTTCGGTTTTATTGTTTCTTTTGTTGGGTTATGTATAGAGTGTTTTTATTTACGGAAAGCAGGATTTATGCATGATTTAGCAAGTATGTATTTATTTTTGATTCCTGCTGTTAGTTTCCTATTTGCATTTCTATTGCAGCTGGAATGGAGGGATAGACCGATTTATAAAATGTTGCGCATATTGTCTTTGCTTATTTATGTATCTCACATTATGTTTGTTGTTGTATTGTTTGCTTTATTGCCAAATGCAGGGAATTTGCTTATTTATGTATTATCCTGTATATTATCTCTTGTATTTTCTATTTGTGTTTATGGTTTTTCAAAAAAATGGAGGATATTCAAACATTTGTATTAG
- a CDS encoding NAD(P)/FAD-dependent oxidoreductase encodes MLRIQQLRLSLDEPKECLEEKIIKKLHIHKEDLLEWHLRKESIDARKQNDFHFNCCVDCKVKNEDTLLKKKIKDVTKAPDESYTIPVCGMVGLSTRPVVVGFGPAGMFASLLLAQAGFRPIVIERGECVEERVKSVQEFWEKGILKENSNVQFGEGGAGTFSDGKLTTRVKDKRIYKVLEEFVRFGAPKQILYEAHPHIGTDLLRNIVRNIRKEIQSLGGEIYFQSQLEDVEIQKGRLEAIIVNGKRIPCEQMILAIGHSARDTLRMLMKRGFYIEPKPFAIGARIEHPQSIIDKAQYKSFAGHPRLKSAEYRLTYQASNGRGVYTFCMCPGGYVVPSASMQGGVVVNGMSEHARDGENANSALLVQIRPEDYGNTPEKAIAFQEDLERKAFLKAGSNYKAPAQLVKDFLKHRPSTVMKSVTPTYALGVTPCDLHDILPSYVCEAMEEGIKGLDRKLKGFAMDDAVLTGIETRSSSPVRITREKDCLCVGIQGCYPCGEGAGYAGGIVSAAIDGLRCAEKIIEIYHLEES; translated from the coding sequence ATGTTACGAATTCAACAACTGCGTTTATCGTTAGATGAACCAAAGGAATGCTTGGAAGAAAAAATAATAAAAAAGCTGCATATTCATAAAGAAGATCTTTTAGAATGGCATTTACGAAAAGAAAGTATTGATGCCAGAAAACAAAATGATTTTCATTTTAATTGCTGTGTAGATTGTAAAGTAAAAAATGAGGATACTCTTTTAAAGAAAAAAATCAAAGATGTTACCAAAGCCCCTGATGAAAGTTATACAATTCCTGTGTGTGGAATGGTGGGATTATCTACACGACCAGTAGTTGTAGGGTTTGGACCAGCAGGCATGTTTGCATCTTTACTATTAGCACAGGCAGGCTTTCGTCCGATTGTGATAGAGCGAGGAGAATGTGTTGAAGAAAGAGTAAAAAGTGTTCAGGAATTTTGGGAAAAAGGAATTTTGAAAGAAAATAGCAACGTGCAGTTTGGAGAAGGGGGAGCAGGAACTTTCTCTGATGGAAAACTAACAACTCGTGTAAAAGATAAACGAATTTATAAAGTATTAGAAGAATTCGTGCGTTTTGGAGCACCTAAGCAGATTTTATATGAAGCACACCCTCATATTGGTACAGATTTATTACGTAATATCGTAAGAAATATACGTAAAGAAATTCAATCTTTAGGTGGAGAAATTTACTTCCAGTCACAGTTGGAAGATGTAGAAATCCAAAAAGGGAGATTAGAGGCAATCATTGTAAATGGAAAACGAATTCCTTGCGAACAAATGATTTTAGCAATCGGTCATAGTGCAAGAGATACCTTGCGCATGCTGATGAAAAGAGGTTTCTATATCGAACCTAAACCATTTGCGATTGGAGCTCGTATTGAACATCCGCAATCGATAATTGATAAAGCGCAATATAAATCATTCGCTGGACATCCCCGCTTAAAATCTGCAGAATATCGTTTAACATATCAGGCATCGAATGGAAGAGGTGTTTATACATTTTGTATGTGTCCAGGTGGATATGTTGTACCATCTGCTTCCATGCAAGGTGGTGTTGTGGTAAATGGAATGAGCGAGCATGCTCGTGATGGAGAGAATGCGAATAGTGCATTGTTAGTACAGATACGACCAGAGGATTATGGAAATACGCCAGAAAAAGCCATTGCATTTCAGGAAGATTTAGAAAGAAAAGCATTCTTAAAAGCTGGAAGCAATTATAAAGCACCCGCACAGCTGGTAAAAGACTTTTTAAAACATCGACCATCTACGGTCATGAAAAGTGTTACTCCTACCTATGCTTTAGGTGTAACTCCATGTGATCTTCATGATATTCTACCTTCCTATGTTTGTGAAGCTATGGAGGAAGGAATTAAAGGATTGGATCGTAAATTAAAAGGATTTGCTATGGATGATGCTGTTCTTACAGGAATAGAAACAAGAAGCAGTTCTCCTGTACGTATTACACGTGAAAAAGATTGTCTATGTGTAGGGATACAAGGATGCTATCCATGTGGAGAAGGTGCAGGTTATGCAGGAGGTATTGTATCTGCTGCTATTGATGGACTTCGCTGTGCAGAAAAAATTATTGAGATCTATCATTTGGAAGAGAGCTAA
- a CDS encoding immunoglobulin-like domain-containing protein, which yields MSRRCKVYVYTGVFIVAVLLMALIIKLFFFSGWFTPLLSLKGEKVMEVQVKKPFQDPGVKARYHLKDFQNDVRTTSNVNRNRIGEYTIVYEWKNKTVERIVKVVDKKAPKLKLKGDNPLRIFENETYQEAGYTAIDDYDGDLTAKVQIKNNVNTKKQGNYKIIYSVKDKNGNQSSVERQVEVCPDPTNQKLYYNYDSYDNKMEEWWFEKSKNHERNKGALSSSLLSKYNTCYLGPDEKVIYLTFDEGGNDITYIKEIANVLNKHNVKATFFLTRNYIKNEADFIRDLVKHGHVIGNHTWHHYDMTTLANASKVDDFVKEITETSKTYMEVVGEPMKKIFRFPKGGASERTMKMVSDLGYKSFNWSHAYYDFASDVSKEEALKTLIDHYHNGAIYLLHPSNKGNYEAMDEFLTQMEKLGYRFDTVDHIQIIK from the coding sequence ATGAGTAGGCGTTGCAAAGTTTATGTTTATACAGGGGTTTTTATAGTTGCAGTATTACTAATGGCACTTATTATTAAACTGTTTTTCTTTAGTGGATGGTTTACCCCTTTATTAAGTTTAAAAGGGGAGAAAGTCATGGAAGTACAGGTAAAGAAACCTTTTCAAGATCCAGGTGTAAAGGCAAGATATCATCTAAAAGACTTTCAAAATGATGTACGTACTACGAGTAATGTAAATAGGAATCGAATAGGAGAGTATACGATTGTATATGAATGGAAAAATAAAACAGTAGAGCGAATAGTCAAAGTAGTGGATAAAAAAGCTCCGAAATTAAAATTAAAAGGAGATAATCCATTGCGTATATTTGAAAATGAAACATATCAAGAAGCAGGATATACAGCAATTGATGATTATGATGGGGATCTTACAGCTAAGGTACAAATTAAAAATAATGTAAATACAAAAAAACAAGGAAACTATAAGATTATCTATTCTGTAAAGGATAAAAATGGCAATCAAAGCAGTGTAGAAAGACAAGTAGAGGTATGTCCTGATCCAACAAATCAAAAGTTGTATTATAATTATGATTCTTATGATAATAAGATGGAAGAATGGTGGTTTGAAAAAAGTAAAAATCATGAGAGAAATAAAGGAGCATTATCTTCCTCTTTGTTGAGTAAATATAATACCTGTTATTTAGGACCTGATGAGAAAGTAATATATTTAACATTTGATGAAGGTGGAAATGATATTACCTATATAAAAGAAATCGCTAATGTATTGAACAAACATAATGTAAAAGCTACATTTTTCTTAACGAGAAACTATATAAAAAATGAAGCTGATTTTATACGTGATTTAGTAAAACATGGACATGTTATTGGAAATCATACCTGGCATCATTATGATATGACAACATTGGCAAATGCTTCAAAAGTAGATGATTTTGTAAAAGAGATTACAGAAACATCAAAAACATATATGGAAGTGGTAGGAGAGCCGATGAAAAAAATCTTTCGATTCCCTAAAGGCGGTGCAAGTGAAAGAACTATGAAAATGGTATCCGATTTAGGATACAAAAGTTTTAACTGGAGTCATGCGTATTATGATTTTGCAAGTGATGTAAGCAAAGAGGAAGCGTTAAAGACTTTGATTGATCACTATCATAATGGTGCGATTTATTTACTTCATCCAAGCAATAAAGGAAATTATGAAGCCATGGATGAATTTTTGACACAAATGGAAAAGTTAGGTTATCGTTTTGATACGGTAGATCATATTCAAATTATCAAGTAG
- a CDS encoding VanZ family protein, which produces MKKRIVYLFLSVLWMIVIFSFSMQNGGESSGVSNQVILFIENITGIQLMHNQWISLDTIQFLIRKAAHMSEYAILAMLLYMFARESKIQSSFIFALIFSMLYACTDEFHQLFVSGRSGQWQDVFIDTSGSFLGLCVQQLWFVLKHKMQTGKRKVKKSIDKI; this is translated from the coding sequence ATGAAAAAACGCATTGTGTATCTGTTTTTAAGTGTTTTATGGATGATCGTTATTTTTTCTTTTTCTATGCAAAATGGGGGAGAGTCTTCTGGGGTCAGTAATCAGGTGATTCTCTTCATAGAAAATATTACAGGTATTCAGCTAATGCATAATCAATGGATTTCTCTTGATACCATTCAATTTCTTATTAGGAAAGCTGCCCATATGAGTGAGTATGCGATTTTAGCAATGTTGCTTTATATGTTTGCTAGAGAAAGCAAGATTCAAAGCTCTTTTATATTTGCGTTGATTTTCAGTATGCTATATGCCTGTACAGATGAATTTCATCAGCTGTTTGTAAGTGGAAGATCTGGACAATGGCAAGATGTATTTATTGATACAAGTGGATCCTTTTTAGGGTTATGTGTGCAGCAGTTGTGGTTTGTTTTAAAGCATAAAATGCAAACTGGAAAAAGAAAAGTCAAAAAAAGCATTGACAAGATATAG
- a CDS encoding transporter substrate-binding domain-containing protein — protein sequence MKKLLCAAFAMTMVLTGCGSSNDSAKTSENTGKEYFTVGMECNYAPYNWQTTEQTETSVSIGGAGYCDGYDVRVARAIAEDLGREVQVKKIAWEGLQPALNSGEIDAVIAGMTANPEREKGMDFTTPYYDSEMVMIVRKSDKDVVKYNDIQQFSGKTIIGQLSTNYDTVIDQIKGVKHATPKKTYPEMVVALQNKEVDGITAELPVAESVVSTNKDLTIVHFAEGKGFNIDNSVSIGMKEGSRGSEFFESVQKSLDKIDAETRTNWMKEANNSQNTK from the coding sequence ATGAAAAAATTATTATGTGCAGCATTTGCGATGACAATGGTATTAACAGGATGCGGGAGCTCAAATGATTCAGCTAAAACTTCTGAAAACACAGGAAAAGAATACTTTACAGTAGGTATGGAATGTAACTATGCTCCTTATAACTGGCAGACTACAGAACAGACTGAAACAAGTGTAAGTATTGGTGGTGCTGGATACTGTGATGGATATGATGTGCGAGTAGCACGAGCTATTGCAGAAGATTTAGGACGTGAAGTACAGGTAAAGAAAATCGCGTGGGAAGGTTTGCAGCCTGCACTTAATTCTGGTGAAATAGATGCGGTTATTGCAGGTATGACAGCAAATCCTGAACGTGAAAAAGGAATGGACTTTACAACTCCTTACTATGATTCTGAAATGGTCATGATTGTTCGTAAATCAGATAAAGATGTTGTAAAATACAACGATATTCAGCAGTTTAGTGGTAAGACGATCATTGGTCAGCTGTCAACAAATTACGACACGGTAATTGATCAAATTAAAGGAGTAAAACATGCTACTCCTAAGAAAACATATCCGGAAATGGTTGTAGCTTTACAAAACAAAGAAGTTGATGGAATTACAGCTGAACTTCCGGTTGCAGAAAGTGTTGTTTCAACGAATAAGGATTTAACGATTGTACATTTTGCAGAAGGAAAAGGTTTTAATATTGATAACAGTGTTTCTATCGGTATGAAAGAAGGATCTAGAGGTTCTGAATTCTTTGAAAGTGTACAGAAGTCTTTAGATAAAATTGATGCAGAAACAAGAACGAATTGGATGAAAGAGGCCAATAACAGCCAAAATACAAAATAA